Proteins from a single region of Paenibacillus sp. BIHB 4019:
- the uvrB gene encoding excinuclease ABC subunit UvrB, which produces MAEVSNLAPQARNFEIKSDYTPQGDQPRAIKQLVEGVEAGERFQTLLGATGTGKTYTIANMIAQVNRPTLVIAHNKTLAAQLCSEFKSFFPDNAVEYFVSYYDYFQPEAYIPSTDTYIEKDSSINEEIDKLRHSSTSSLFERRDVIVVASVSCIYGLGSPKEYGSMLLSLRVGMEKPRDAILHKLVDIQYQRNDINFIRGTFRVRGDIIEIFPVANNERAIRIELFGDEIERITEIDVLTGEIVGEREHVAIFPASHFVTHEETMKLALVNIERELEERLAELKEAGKLLEAQRLEQRTRYDIEMMSEMGFCSGIENYSGPLTFRERGATPYTLFDYFPDDMLIVIDESHVSLPQIRAMYNGDRARKEMLVNHGFRLPSAMDNRPLKFEEFEAKAKQTIYVSATPGPFELEQCPTMVEQIIRPTGLLDPIIELRPTKGQIDDLLGEIRDRVAKDERVLVTTLTKKMAEDLTDYFKEIGVKVRYLHSDIKTLERIAILRDLRLGVFHVLVGINLLREGLDLPEVSLVAILDADKEGFLRSDRSLIQTIGRAARNSEGRVIMYGDKVTDSMGRAMKETERRRTIQEAFNEKHGITPQTIRKKVLEVIEATKVAEQKADYLADAGSGKMSKKDRQSMINRLEVEMKDAAKNLQFERAAELRDALLELRAGL; this is translated from the coding sequence ATGGCTGAAGTGAGTAATCTTGCACCGCAAGCCCGTAACTTTGAGATTAAGTCCGACTATACGCCGCAAGGCGACCAGCCGCGTGCCATTAAGCAGCTGGTTGAAGGCGTTGAAGCAGGAGAGAGATTTCAAACGCTGCTTGGGGCGACTGGAACGGGAAAGACCTATACGATTGCCAATATGATTGCGCAGGTGAATCGGCCTACGCTCGTTATTGCGCATAACAAGACGCTCGCAGCGCAGCTGTGCAGCGAATTTAAGTCTTTTTTTCCCGATAATGCCGTGGAGTATTTCGTCAGCTATTACGATTATTTTCAGCCGGAAGCTTATATTCCTTCAACCGATACGTATATTGAGAAGGATTCGAGCATCAATGAAGAGATTGATAAGCTGCGCCACTCTTCGACCAGCTCGCTGTTCGAACGCAGAGACGTTATTGTTGTAGCCAGCGTTTCCTGTATCTATGGCTTAGGTTCGCCGAAGGAGTACGGCAGCATGCTGCTGTCGCTGCGCGTAGGGATGGAGAAGCCCCGCGATGCGATTTTGCATAAGCTGGTCGATATTCAATATCAGCGCAACGATATTAACTTTATTCGCGGGACATTCCGTGTCCGCGGCGATATTATAGAGATTTTTCCCGTTGCCAATAATGAGCGGGCGATTAGAATTGAACTGTTCGGCGACGAGATTGAACGGATTACGGAAATTGACGTATTGACCGGCGAGATCGTGGGCGAGCGTGAGCATGTTGCGATTTTTCCAGCGTCTCACTTTGTAACTCATGAGGAGACGATGAAGCTTGCGCTCGTTAATATTGAGCGAGAGCTGGAGGAGCGGCTTGCCGAGCTTAAGGAAGCGGGCAAGCTGCTGGAGGCGCAGCGGCTTGAGCAGCGTACGCGCTATGATATTGAGATGATGAGCGAGATGGGTTTTTGCTCAGGCATCGAGAACTATTCGGGTCCATTGACGTTCCGGGAACGGGGAGCAACGCCGTATACGCTCTTCGATTATTTTCCGGATGACATGCTCATTGTGATTGATGAGTCGCATGTATCGCTGCCGCAGATTCGCGCCATGTACAATGGCGACCGGGCTAGGAAGGAAATGCTCGTCAATCACGGTTTCCGGCTGCCATCGGCGATGGACAATCGGCCGCTTAAGTTCGAGGAGTTTGAGGCGAAGGCTAAGCAGACGATTTATGTCTCTGCTACACCGGGTCCTTTTGAACTGGAGCAATGCCCGACAATGGTAGAGCAAATTATTCGTCCTACCGGCCTGCTTGATCCGATCATTGAGCTTCGGCCAACGAAGGGACAGATCGATGATTTGCTGGGCGAAATTCGCGATCGGGTAGCGAAGGATGAACGGGTATTGGTGACGACGCTGACGAAGAAGATGGCGGAGGATCTAACCGATTATTTTAAGGAAATTGGCGTGAAGGTGCGTTATTTGCACTCGGATATTAAGACGCTGGAGCGGATTGCAATATTGCGCGATCTAAGGCTGGGCGTGTTCCACGTACTGGTGGGCATTAACCTGCTTCGGGAAGGGCTTGATTTGCCCGAAGTATCGCTGGTAGCGATTTTGGATGCGGATAAGGAAGGCTTCCTGCGCTCAGACCGCTCCCTCATTCAAACGATTGGACGCGCGGCGCGCAACAGCGAAGGCCGGGTTATCATGTACGGCGATAAGGTGACGGATTCTATGGGCCGTGCAATGAAGGAAACAGAACGTCGGCGGACGATTCAAGAAGCTTTCAACGAGAAGCATGGCATTACGCCGCAGACGATTCGCAAGAAGGTATTGGAAGTGATTGAAGCGACCAAGGTTGCCGAGCAGAAGGCCGATTATTTGGCGGATGCCGGATCTGGCAAGATGTCGAAGAAGGACCGTCAGTCGATGATTAATAGATTGGAAGTTGAAATGAAGGATGCGGCGAAAAACCTGCAATTTGAGCGGGCAGCCGAGCTTCGTGACGCGTTGCTGGAACTGCGTGCAGGATTGTAG
- the uvrA gene encoding excinuclease ABC subunit UvrA, giving the protein MGSDKIVVKGARAHNLKNIDVTIPRDKFVVLTGLSGSGKSSLAFDTIYAEGQRRYVESLSAYARQFLGQMEKPDVDSIEGLSPAISIDQKTTSRNPRSTVGTVTEIYDYLRLLFARIGKPHCPEHGIEITSQTVGQMVDRIMEYPEKTKLQILAPLVSGRKGEHTKLFADIQKQGFVRVRVNGELRELSEKIELEKNKKHSIEVVVDRIVVKADVHSRLADSIETALKLADGRVLVDVMEKEELLFSSNLACPVCGFSVEELAPRMFSFNSPFGACPDCDGLGAKMIVDPDLLVPDTSKSIKDAAFLAWAGSTSNYYPQFLSSVCEHYGIPQDVPVSELSDEQMNKLLYGTGGERVRFLYENDFGHRKEAYVPFEGIVNNLERRYRETASDSMREYIEAYMSAKPCGGCKGQRLRKETLAVTIASQNIAHVTSLSIGDSQRFFEGLVLTEKEQTIANLILKEINSRLGFLVNVGLEYLAMNRAAGTLSGGEAQRIRLATQIGSSLMGVLYILDEPSIGLHQRDNDRLIETLVHMRDIGNTLIVVEHDEDTMLAADYIIDIGPGAGIHGGTVIAEGTPAEIMHNEHSLTGQYLSGRKFIEVPLERRAAGDKWLEVRGAKENNLRGVNVKIPLGIFTAVTGVSGSGKSTFVNEIVYKTLARDLNRARTRPGQYKEMRGIEHLEKVIDIDQSPIGRTPRSNPATYTGMFDDVRDLYASTNESKVRGYKKGRFSFNVKGGRCEACRGDGIIKIEMHFLPDVYVPCEICKGKRYNRETLEVKYKGKSIADVLEMTIEDGCKFFENIPRIQRKLQTLLDVGLGYMRLGQPATTLSGGEAQRVKLASELYRRSTGKTMYILDEPTTGLHADDIDRLLMVLHRLVDSGESVLVIEHNLDVIKTADYLIDLGPEGGSGGGMIVATGTPEEVAKVDKSYTGKYLKPIMERDRERTIQRRETESSVAAASN; this is encoded by the coding sequence TTGGGTAGCGACAAAATTGTAGTCAAAGGCGCTCGTGCACACAATTTGAAAAATATTGATGTCACCATTCCGCGCGACAAGTTTGTTGTATTAACGGGATTGAGCGGCTCAGGCAAATCGTCCCTTGCATTTGATACGATTTACGCCGAAGGACAGCGCCGTTATGTGGAGTCCTTATCTGCCTATGCCAGACAGTTTCTCGGCCAGATGGAGAAGCCCGATGTGGATTCCATTGAAGGCTTGTCTCCGGCCATTTCGATTGACCAGAAGACGACTAGCCGCAATCCTCGTTCGACTGTAGGTACAGTAACGGAAATTTACGATTACCTACGCTTGCTGTTCGCACGGATTGGCAAGCCTCATTGTCCAGAACATGGGATCGAGATTACTTCGCAGACCGTAGGCCAAATGGTTGACCGTATTATGGAATATCCCGAGAAGACGAAGCTGCAAATTTTGGCACCTCTCGTTTCCGGCCGCAAGGGCGAGCATACGAAGCTGTTTGCCGATATTCAGAAGCAGGGCTTCGTCCGTGTTCGCGTAAATGGCGAGCTGCGCGAGCTCAGTGAGAAGATCGAGCTGGAGAAAAATAAAAAACATAGCATTGAGGTCGTTGTCGACCGCATCGTCGTGAAGGCAGACGTGCACAGCCGCTTGGCTGATTCAATAGAGACGGCACTTAAATTGGCCGATGGCCGGGTGCTCGTTGACGTAATGGAGAAAGAAGAACTGTTGTTCAGCTCAAACCTGGCTTGTCCAGTATGCGGCTTTAGCGTAGAAGAACTCGCACCGCGGATGTTTTCATTCAACAGCCCTTTCGGTGCTTGTCCGGATTGCGACGGTTTAGGCGCGAAGATGATCGTCGATCCAGATTTGCTCGTTCCCGATACGAGCAAATCCATTAAAGATGCAGCATTTCTTGCCTGGGCCGGAAGCACATCCAATTATTATCCGCAGTTTTTAAGCTCGGTTTGCGAGCATTATGGCATTCCACAGGATGTGCCGGTTTCTGAGCTCAGCGACGAGCAAATGAATAAGCTGCTTTATGGTACGGGTGGAGAACGTGTTCGCTTTCTATATGAGAATGACTTTGGTCATCGCAAAGAGGCTTATGTGCCATTTGAAGGTATCGTTAATAATTTGGAGCGGCGCTACCGCGAGACAGCGTCCGATTCCATGCGTGAGTATATCGAAGCTTATATGAGTGCCAAGCCATGTGGCGGCTGCAAAGGCCAGCGGCTGCGCAAGGAAACACTAGCTGTAACGATTGCCTCCCAGAACATCGCTCACGTCACTTCGCTTTCCATTGGCGATTCGCAGCGCTTCTTCGAAGGCTTGGTATTAACGGAGAAGGAACAAACGATTGCCAATCTGATTTTGAAGGAGATTAACAGCCGGCTGGGCTTCCTTGTCAATGTGGGGCTGGAATATTTGGCAATGAACCGTGCGGCGGGAACGTTGTCCGGCGGTGAAGCACAGCGAATTCGATTGGCAACGCAGATCGGTTCGAGCCTGATGGGCGTTCTTTATATTTTGGATGAGCCGAGTATCGGACTGCATCAGCGGGACAATGATCGGCTGATTGAGACGCTTGTGCACATGCGGGATATTGGCAATACGCTTATTGTTGTAGAGCATGATGAGGATACGATGCTGGCGGCTGATTACATTATCGATATTGGCCCTGGTGCGGGCATTCATGGCGGTACCGTTATCGCCGAAGGAACACCAGCGGAGATTATGCACAATGAGCATTCGTTGACTGGCCAATATTTGAGCGGGCGCAAGTTTATTGAGGTACCGCTGGAGCGCCGCGCTGCGGGCGATAAGTGGTTGGAAGTTCGCGGTGCGAAGGAAAATAATTTGCGCGGGGTCAATGTGAAAATTCCGCTTGGCATTTTTACGGCAGTTACTGGCGTATCAGGTTCGGGCAAATCGACCTTCGTCAATGAAATCGTATATAAGACGCTTGCTCGTGATTTGAACCGAGCGAGAACACGTCCAGGACAATATAAGGAAATGCGCGGTATCGAGCATTTGGAGAAGGTCATCGACATTGACCAATCGCCGATTGGCAGAACGCCGCGCTCGAATCCTGCTACGTATACCGGCATGTTTGATGACGTTCGCGACCTTTATGCCTCGACCAATGAGTCCAAGGTACGGGGCTATAAGAAGGGCAGATTCAGCTTTAATGTGAAGGGCGGCCGCTGCGAGGCTTGCCGTGGAGACGGCATTATCAAGATTGAAATGCATTTCCTCCCTGACGTGTACGTTCCTTGTGAAATTTGCAAAGGCAAGCGTTACAATCGTGAAACGCTGGAAGTGAAATATAAAGGCAAGAGCATTGCTGATGTTCTCGAAATGACGATTGAGGATGGCTGCAAGTTTTTTGAAAATATTCCGAGAATTCAGCGCAAATTGCAGACGCTGCTTGATGTAGGTTTAGGCTATATGCGCCTGGGACAACCTGCAACTACATTGTCTGGCGGCGAAGCACAACGTGTTAAGCTGGCTTCCGAGCTGTATCGCCGGAGTACGGGCAAAACGATGTACATTTTGGATGAGCCGACGACAGGCCTGCATGCCGATGATATTGACCGTCTGCTGATGGTGTTGCACCGCCTTGTTGATTCGGGCGAATCGGTACTCGTCATTGAGCATAATCTGGACGTTATTAAGACAGCCGATTATTTGATCGATTTGGGACCGGAAGGCGGAAGCGGCGGCGGAATGATCGTGGCAACGGGAACGCCTGAGGAAGTGGCCAAGGTAGACAAGTCCTATACAGGAAAATACCTGAAGCCTATTATGGAACGTGACCGTGAACGGACTATCCAGCGTCGCGAGACGGAATCTTCCGTTGCGGCAGCATCTAATTAA